The following are encoded in a window of Actinomyces oris genomic DNA:
- a CDS encoding glycosyltransferase family 4 protein — MTDLQILRNLALLSTSATRQLVEDPVLLALQGARRMPEPWRGRSARALSIGPGEHELRRALSAFIADRPDCAGDALSRAVPRSTLGRRLAAEIAIHLGSTERRHLDDAGLSPAVRARDLWSRGHLSAALSALEAAPVSGALRARLRSQLAMMSPGFHLPRLSPSPGWTVPDPGEPLRVLHLLTSSLPHTQSGYTVRSHALLQAQCDAGIDVRAVTRIGYPVIIGRPAAQATDVVDAVTYRRLLPARTQAAPIARLTQMSRLLAREVEAFRPHVLHTTTNYVNALVTQAVARSYGLPWVYEMRGVLECTWVASRPVRQQAEALGSERFALLRAKEAEMARWADAVVVLSRVQAQDLAARGVEPGRITVIPNAVEQDVLNATRYSPADARQRLGLSPDGLWVGSVSSLVGYEGFDVLLRAVALCRARGVDVRCAVVGDGVSRPGLVALAGELGLEASVCVLPGRVERATALDWYQALDVFCVPRLDTPVCRLVTPLKPMTAMALGRPVVVSDLPALSELTAAATNRSFPAGDAEALSRVLTGMASGDPLPSTPSTHQPLPTWSGNAVRQAEIYKELV, encoded by the coding sequence GTGACTGACCTCCAGATCCTGAGGAACCTGGCACTACTGAGCACTTCCGCCACCCGGCAGCTGGTCGAGGACCCGGTGCTCCTGGCCCTGCAGGGGGCACGTCGGATGCCTGAGCCCTGGCGCGGCCGGAGCGCACGGGCGCTCAGCATCGGGCCCGGTGAGCACGAGCTGCGCCGGGCGCTGTCGGCGTTCATCGCCGACCGACCGGACTGCGCCGGTGACGCGCTGAGCCGGGCGGTGCCGCGATCGACCCTCGGTCGCCGGCTCGCCGCCGAGATAGCGATCCACCTGGGTTCCACCGAGCGCAGGCATCTTGATGATGCGGGCCTGAGTCCCGCGGTGCGCGCGCGGGACCTGTGGTCCCGGGGCCACCTGAGCGCCGCGCTCAGCGCACTGGAGGCAGCGCCCGTCTCCGGGGCGCTGCGGGCCCGTCTGCGTTCCCAGCTCGCCATGATGAGCCCGGGCTTCCACCTGCCCCGATTGTCCCCCTCACCGGGCTGGACCGTTCCTGACCCCGGCGAGCCGCTGCGAGTGCTTCACCTGCTGACCAGCTCACTGCCCCACACCCAATCCGGCTACACCGTGCGCTCGCACGCACTCCTTCAGGCGCAGTGCGACGCCGGCATCGACGTGCGGGCGGTGACCCGCATCGGCTACCCCGTCATCATCGGCAGGCCCGCCGCTCAGGCCACTGACGTCGTCGACGCAGTCACCTACCGGCGGCTTCTGCCCGCGCGCACCCAGGCCGCGCCGATAGCCCGGCTGACTCAGATGAGCCGCCTGCTGGCGCGGGAGGTGGAGGCGTTCCGCCCCCACGTGCTGCACACGACCACCAACTACGTCAACGCCCTGGTCACCCAGGCGGTGGCCCGCTCCTACGGTCTGCCCTGGGTCTACGAGATGCGAGGGGTACTGGAGTGCACCTGGGTGGCTTCCAGGCCGGTGCGTCAGCAGGCCGAGGCACTGGGCTCCGAGCGCTTCGCGCTGCTACGGGCCAAGGAGGCCGAGATGGCCCGGTGGGCCGACGCCGTCGTCGTCCTCTCACGGGTCCAGGCCCAGGACCTCGCGGCCCGAGGAGTCGAGCCCGGCCGGATCACGGTCATACCCAACGCCGTGGAGCAGGATGTCCTCAACGCCACTAGGTACTCGCCGGCAGATGCCCGCCAAAGGCTGGGACTGTCCCCCGACGGTCTGTGGGTGGGCAGCGTCTCCTCCCTGGTGGGTTACGAGGGCTTCGACGTGCTCCTGCGGGCCGTGGCGCTCTGCCGCGCTCGAGGGGTCGACGTGCGGTGCGCCGTCGTGGGTGACGGGGTCAGCCGCCCCGGGCTGGTGGCCCTGGCCGGAGAGCTGGGGCTGGAGGCCTCGGTGTGCGTCCTTCCCGGACGGGTGGAGCGCGCCACGGCCCTGGACTGGTACCAGGCCCTGGACGTCTTCTGCGTGCCGAGGCTGGATACGCCGGTATGCCGGCTGGTGACACCGCTCAAGCCGATGACGGCGATGGCGCTGGGGCGGCCGGTGGTGGTCTCCGACCTTCCCGCGCTCAGCGAGCTCACCGCCGCAGCGACGAATCGGTCCTTCCCGGCCGGGGACGCGGAGGCGCTCAGCCGAGTGCTGACTGGTATGGCGTCTGGAGATCCCCTGCCCTCAACGCCCTCAACGCATCAGCCGCTGCCCACCTGGAGCGGCAACGCAGTCCGTCAGGCCGAGATCTACAAGGAGCTGGTATGA
- the tagD gene encoding glycerol-3-phosphate cytidylyltransferase produces MKRIITYGSFDLLHYGHIELLRRAKAMGDYLIVALSTDEFSASKGKRAYFSYEQRKAMLEAVRYVDMVVPERTWGQKSQDIDEYGIDLFVIGDDWIGTFDEQLEGRCEIAYLPRTPEIGSAQGRPCREGREDAQEALVQ; encoded by the coding sequence ATGAAACGCATCATCACCTACGGCTCCTTCGATCTGCTTCACTACGGGCACATCGAGCTGCTGCGCCGGGCCAAGGCTATGGGGGACTATCTCATCGTCGCTCTATCGACCGATGAGTTCAGCGCCTCCAAGGGGAAACGTGCCTACTTCTCCTATGAGCAGCGCAAGGCGATGCTTGAGGCCGTCCGCTATGTCGACATGGTCGTTCCTGAACGGACCTGGGGTCAGAAGAGCCAGGACATCGACGAGTACGGCATCGACCTCTTCGTCATCGGCGATGACTGGATCGGCACCTTCGACGAGCAGCTTGAAGGACGCTGCGAGATCGCCTACCTCCCGCGGACCCCGGAGATCGGCTCCGCTCAGGGACGGCCGTGCCGCGAGGGGCGGGAGGACGCTCAGGAGGCTCTCGTGCAGTGA
- a CDS encoding serine/threonine-protein kinase, giving the protein MSHSPDPRHLGSSYIMETRIGAGAQGEVWRGRRTDSRETLAFKVLRADLVENPDVVERFIKERSTLLRVRSPYVVAIRDVVIEGSTFAIVMDYVNGGDLRDLLRAYGCLPPAQVASLGARIAQGLSSVHQAGVIHRDIKPANVLLSSRPSRGGDPAETVIVGVAPGGEVPETVVPRLADFGVARICDTFSASHITGAIGTPLYMAPEILSLQAPTSAADIYSLGIMLYEMVCGTTPFVGQPAQLLSQHARRDAGRPQGVPDPLWELIASMISKQPDMRPSIEDVAQRLDVMQSTLAGLPAAPRLASPPQSTVSLVPYDWEALPPAAPEVPAAPPATLPTPSATPATMPFAPDAPTLVSGQQYVPGPGQAPVSPGTAGAAGFTVPAMPTGPGVSDPSAPAFYSQPGPQYPEAATGGPQAGARRRWWRRRWVAVAAVVTVLAVVGASATWWYFFSGVQTGKRWAVELPAGNGVREDLRYSSVSDPVLSADGTTMAFHHDSKTRLVDLTKSTTTPVWSGECDKTLPWVGGSMLCTKSSDESTVVGAAGKTSKAPFSKGSFYIGATPDLGIVSDEGESSDGGSMKAYDASGKEKWTASGQYEAGRVNNGFILTYENKSRQFQVLSAKTGEVLVSEPGKQQGSDFDEDSRFPGGFNIESGPEAFSRVTSSGATIYKANGSEAATVSGKFSEKHWWAASAPLDASSLKDAYSSLAKASSSTTPVIGPNSTVNVVINTSACTAEVGSKKLALPEFSQREGCHIRPIGLLSDGQVLIEVGRPSIWDSEPGNLVVAVSPETGKVGWKTPGAYAGTVVPAEGQSDARLLAVQGSSFNFDLVISRITSK; this is encoded by the coding sequence ATGTCCCACAGCCCCGACCCCCGTCACCTCGGAAGCTCCTACATCATGGAGACCCGGATCGGTGCGGGTGCCCAAGGAGAGGTCTGGCGCGGTCGGCGTACGGACTCTCGCGAGACCTTGGCCTTCAAGGTGCTGCGGGCGGACCTGGTGGAGAATCCCGACGTCGTGGAGCGCTTCATCAAGGAGCGCTCCACTCTGCTGCGGGTGCGCAGTCCCTATGTCGTCGCCATTCGTGACGTTGTCATCGAGGGTTCGACTTTCGCGATCGTCATGGACTATGTCAACGGTGGTGACCTGCGAGATCTGCTGAGGGCATACGGCTGCCTACCGCCTGCGCAGGTGGCGTCCCTGGGGGCGCGTATCGCTCAGGGACTGTCCTCGGTTCATCAGGCCGGCGTGATCCACCGGGACATCAAGCCCGCCAACGTCCTGCTCAGCTCTCGCCCCAGCCGGGGCGGCGACCCGGCTGAGACGGTTATCGTCGGGGTCGCGCCCGGAGGGGAGGTGCCCGAGACTGTTGTGCCCCGACTCGCGGACTTCGGGGTGGCGCGCATCTGCGACACCTTCTCCGCCTCCCACATCACGGGAGCCATCGGTACACCGCTGTACATGGCGCCGGAGATCCTGTCGCTGCAGGCCCCGACCTCGGCGGCCGACATCTACTCACTGGGCATCATGCTCTACGAGATGGTGTGTGGGACGACGCCGTTCGTGGGGCAACCCGCCCAGCTGCTCAGCCAGCACGCCCGGCGTGACGCGGGCCGGCCCCAGGGGGTGCCCGACCCGTTGTGGGAGCTCATCGCCTCGATGATCTCCAAGCAGCCCGACATGCGTCCTTCGATTGAGGACGTCGCCCAGCGTCTGGACGTCATGCAGTCCACTCTGGCCGGTCTGCCGGCCGCACCGCGGCTCGCCTCGCCCCCGCAATCAACGGTCTCGCTCGTTCCCTACGACTGGGAGGCCCTGCCTCCTGCGGCTCCCGAAGTTCCTGCGGCCCCGCCGGCGACGCTGCCGACTCCCTCGGCGACCCCGGCCACGATGCCCTTCGCCCCGGATGCGCCGACCCTGGTGAGCGGGCAGCAGTACGTCCCCGGCCCCGGACAGGCTCCTGTCAGCCCGGGGACGGCAGGGGCCGCGGGCTTCACCGTTCCGGCGATGCCGACCGGCCCCGGTGTCTCCGACCCCTCTGCGCCCGCCTTCTACAGTCAACCGGGCCCGCAGTACCCGGAGGCTGCGACGGGTGGTCCGCAGGCCGGAGCGCGTCGGCGGTGGTGGCGGCGCCGGTGGGTGGCTGTGGCCGCCGTGGTCACGGTCCTGGCGGTGGTGGGGGCGAGCGCGACCTGGTGGTACTTCTTCTCCGGAGTGCAGACCGGCAAAAGGTGGGCGGTGGAGCTGCCTGCTGGCAACGGTGTCCGGGAGGACCTGCGCTACTCGTCGGTTTCCGACCCCGTCCTGTCCGCAGACGGGACCACGATGGCCTTCCATCACGATAGTAAGACGCGCCTCGTGGATCTCACGAAGAGCACGACGACGCCGGTGTGGAGCGGTGAGTGCGATAAGACCCTCCCCTGGGTCGGTGGCTCGATGCTCTGCACCAAGTCCAGTGATGAGTCCACGGTGGTCGGGGCTGCGGGCAAGACCTCCAAGGCGCCTTTCTCCAAGGGATCCTTCTACATCGGTGCGACACCCGACCTCGGCATCGTGTCCGACGAGGGGGAGTCCTCCGACGGAGGCTCCATGAAGGCCTACGACGCATCCGGCAAGGAGAAATGGACCGCTTCGGGTCAGTACGAGGCAGGCCGGGTCAACAACGGTTTCATCCTCACCTACGAGAACAAGTCGCGACAGTTCCAGGTGCTGTCGGCCAAGACCGGCGAGGTCCTCGTCTCCGAGCCCGGCAAGCAGCAGGGCTCGGACTTCGATGAGGACTCTCGATTCCCTGGCGGTTTCAATATCGAGTCCGGGCCGGAGGCCTTCTCCCGAGTGACGTCCTCGGGCGCCACGATCTACAAGGCCAACGGCAGCGAGGCGGCAACCGTCTCAGGCAAGTTCTCGGAGAAGCACTGGTGGGCTGCGTCAGCACCACTGGATGCCTCCTCACTGAAAGACGCCTACTCCTCCTTGGCCAAGGCATCGTCCTCGACCACCCCGGTCATCGGTCCCAACAGCACGGTCAACGTCGTTATCAATACGAGCGCCTGCACGGCCGAGGTCGGCAGCAAGAAGCTCGCGCTGCCTGAGTTCTCGCAGCGCGAGGGCTGCCACATCAGACCCATCGGGCTACTCAGTGACGGGCAGGTGCTGATCGAGGTCGGAAGGCCGAGCATATGGGACAGTGAACCGGGCAACCTCGTCGTCGCCGTGTCACCCGAGACGGGCAAGGTCGGCTGGAAGACCCCCGGAGCCTATGCTGGCACCGTTGTTCCCGCCGAGGGCCAGAGCGACGCCCGTCTCCTGGCGGTACAGGGCTCCTCTTTCAACTTCGACCTGGTGATCTCCCGCATCACCAGCAAGTAG
- a CDS encoding MraY family glycosyltransferase: MTTLLLSGLALTAAVCASLTAAVIPLLRRARVIDVPGDRSLHKTPVPRGGGLAIVLSASLATWATVLAAVHRHDTVHSLTGLGLALMGLATVLAFALLGLIEDLFSVSVRTRLVLQLALGAGLGLVAHSTFEVSLWWTPAICVSTAALVNATNFMDGANGLACSHALMTSLWYVQVAILAPVPGLGLVMVSVAGACLGFLPFNTPRAKVFLGDSGSYALGGAWAFSVTACLAQGVAVEAALAPVLVLLADTGYTLWKRLRAGQCWYAPHRLHVYQRLVCAGWPHWASALLVTLAAASCSALASGSLLTRSRLWMPQVAMAAVLILYLKMPSIIGAPNPFPTPRRAR; this comes from the coding sequence ATGACCACCCTGCTTCTGAGCGGGCTCGCCCTGACGGCGGCTGTCTGCGCCTCCTTGACGGCAGCGGTGATTCCACTTCTGCGGAGGGCCCGCGTCATTGATGTTCCCGGGGACAGATCCCTTCACAAGACGCCTGTTCCCCGCGGTGGTGGTCTCGCCATTGTCCTGTCCGCCTCGCTGGCCACCTGGGCGACCGTACTGGCTGCGGTGCACCGGCACGACACGGTTCACTCACTGACCGGTCTCGGCCTCGCGCTCATGGGGCTGGCGACCGTGCTGGCCTTTGCGCTGCTCGGGCTGATCGAGGATCTGTTTTCCGTGTCGGTCAGGACTCGCCTGGTTCTCCAGCTCGCCCTGGGGGCAGGACTCGGGCTGGTGGCACACAGTACCTTCGAGGTCTCACTGTGGTGGACTCCGGCGATCTGCGTGAGCACCGCCGCGCTGGTCAACGCCACGAACTTCATGGACGGCGCTAACGGCCTGGCCTGCAGCCACGCCCTGATGACCTCCCTGTGGTACGTCCAGGTGGCGATCCTCGCCCCGGTTCCCGGGCTGGGGCTCGTCATGGTCTCGGTGGCCGGCGCATGCCTTGGTTTCCTGCCCTTCAACACGCCTCGTGCCAAGGTGTTCCTGGGTGACTCCGGTTCCTACGCCCTGGGCGGCGCCTGGGCCTTCTCGGTCACGGCCTGCCTGGCCCAGGGTGTGGCCGTGGAGGCGGCGCTCGCCCCTGTCCTCGTGCTTCTGGCGGATACCGGCTACACCCTGTGGAAGCGGCTGAGAGCGGGCCAGTGCTGGTACGCGCCGCACCGGCTTCACGTCTATCAGCGCCTGGTCTGTGCCGGCTGGCCGCACTGGGCGTCGGCCCTCCTGGTGACCCTGGCCGCGGCGTCGTGCTCGGCTCTGGCGTCAGGCAGCCTTCTGACCCGCAGCCGGCTCTGGATGCCCCAGGTCGCCATGGCAGCAGTCCTGATCCTCTATCTGAAGATGCCCTCCATCATCGGAGCCCCCAATCCCTTCCCCACCCCTCGACGGGCGAGGTGA
- the orn gene encoding oligoribonuclease — translation MTTSDPLVWIDCEMTGLDQSADALIEVAVVVTDYELKPLAEGIDVLIKPPAAALEQMDDYVRTMHTSSGLLAALEDGVTMETARTTVLDYVTSLVPEPRTAQLAGNSVGTDKAFLARDMPDLIKHLHYRIVDVSSLKELAKRWYPRTFFHAPKKAGGHRALADILESIDELRYYREVLFPSGEGPSSQECKDVAERILSTPTR, via the coding sequence ATGACTACCTCTGACCCGCTGGTGTGGATCGACTGTGAGATGACGGGCCTGGACCAGAGCGCCGACGCGCTCATCGAGGTCGCCGTCGTCGTCACCGACTATGAGCTCAAGCCCCTGGCTGAGGGAATCGATGTGCTCATCAAGCCCCCCGCCGCCGCGCTGGAGCAGATGGACGACTACGTGCGCACCATGCACACCTCCTCGGGCCTGCTGGCCGCGCTGGAGGACGGAGTGACCATGGAGACCGCCCGCACCACGGTCCTGGACTATGTGACCTCCCTGGTGCCCGAGCCGCGCACCGCCCAGCTCGCGGGCAACTCCGTGGGCACGGACAAGGCGTTCCTGGCCCGCGACATGCCCGATCTCATCAAGCACCTCCACTACCGGATCGTGGATGTCTCCTCCCTCAAGGAGCTGGCCAAGCGCTGGTACCCCAGGACCTTCTTCCACGCGCCGAAGAAGGCCGGCGGGCACCGCGCGCTGGCGGACATCCTGGAGTCCATCGACGAGCTGCGCTACTACCGCGAGGTGCTGTTCCCCAGCGGGGAGGGCCCCAGCTCCCAGGAGTGCAAGGACGTGGCCGAGCGGATCCTCAGCACACCCACCAGGTGA
- a CDS encoding polysaccharide deacetylase family protein → MQRRDFLLALAAGTAGCLSACNTARPAAHSASPASSPTQGSPQASPTPSPTPSPTPSLSPLHLQDGPPPLPTPSPADSLITGLPENVGNVVAITIDDGVDSSVVNAYLDFAKDSGVRLTFFVTGSYPSWTDNRDKMRPLVESGQVQLANHTWTHPDLTTLSEGGIIDELTQCENLLRNTYGVTGAPFIRPPYGGRSSYTDSVCAKIGYTTTTMWYGSFGDSGLLTPEILLGEAQKWLLAQHIVIGHANFPTVTQVYGQIIDILRQRSLQTATLDDVYFGPGHNRHV, encoded by the coding sequence ATGCAACGCCGCGACTTCCTGCTCGCCCTGGCCGCCGGAACCGCAGGCTGCCTCAGCGCCTGCAACACCGCACGGCCAGCAGCCCATTCCGCCTCACCGGCCTCATCCCCGACGCAGGGCTCCCCCCAGGCCTCGCCGACCCCCTCACCCACACCCTCACCGACCCCCTCCCTCAGCCCGCTCCACCTTCAGGACGGCCCGCCGCCACTGCCCACTCCCAGCCCGGCGGACTCACTCATCACCGGCCTACCGGAGAACGTCGGCAACGTCGTGGCCATCACCATCGACGACGGCGTCGACTCCTCAGTCGTGAACGCCTACCTGGACTTCGCCAAGGACTCAGGAGTCCGACTGACCTTCTTCGTCACCGGCAGCTATCCGAGCTGGACCGACAACCGGGACAAGATGAGGCCCCTGGTGGAATCAGGGCAGGTTCAGCTGGCGAACCACACCTGGACTCACCCCGACCTGACGACGCTGTCGGAGGGCGGGATCATCGACGAGCTCACCCAGTGCGAGAACCTGCTGCGCAACACCTACGGCGTCACGGGCGCCCCCTTCATCCGGCCGCCCTACGGCGGCCGCAGCTCCTACACCGACTCGGTCTGCGCCAAGATCGGCTACACCACCACGACCATGTGGTACGGCTCCTTCGGAGACTCCGGGCTGCTCACGCCGGAGATCCTTCTCGGTGAGGCGCAGAAGTGGTTGCTCGCGCAGCACATCGTCATCGGTCACGCGAACTTCCCCACCGTCACTCAGGTCTACGGCCAGATCATCGACATTCTGCGTCAGCGCTCCCTACAGACCGCTACGCTCGACGACGTCTACTTCGGCCCCGGACACAATCGCCACGTCTGA
- a CDS encoding glycosyltransferase family 4 protein, with the protein MRILLLTHYWAPEVGAPQRRWNRLAEALISRGHELAVLAPAPHYPGGRLLPGGGAHVAGSIRRDVTGAMVHRTIFRPYGNAVCGRGVDQMVTAADSVRLGVARFRGGNRPDVILGSVPGLPTLPAALAVGRVLHRPVVVELRDAWPDLLLSAGQWSEPAACPSAVAQARRVRGIDVVSRGARSLLPPLITRLEQEAAAVVTTTDSFARVLRSRGVRRVVTVRNTGATVPMERKGAGRHRPNGALNVLYLGTVGRAQGLGFAVRAAHIAQRNGTPVVLRIVGDGAQLQEVAALARRLGAPVEIHPPVPWSEVAQHYAWADTALVSLQNWPAMSMTVPSKLYEIMSAGVHVCASVDGEARRIVEDAGCGDVTAPQDPQALASLWSTLAADRSRLDATGGRRWLADHADAKVMTDRYESLLRQVAGD; encoded by the coding sequence ATGCGCATTCTTCTGCTCACTCACTACTGGGCACCGGAGGTCGGGGCTCCTCAACGCCGCTGGAACCGGCTGGCCGAGGCGCTGATCTCCCGGGGCCATGAGCTGGCGGTGCTGGCTCCAGCCCCCCACTACCCGGGAGGTCGTCTCCTGCCAGGCGGAGGGGCCCACGTGGCAGGTTCGATCAGGCGAGACGTCACCGGAGCCATGGTGCATCGCACGATCTTCCGCCCCTACGGCAACGCCGTGTGCGGACGCGGAGTCGATCAGATGGTCACGGCGGCCGACTCCGTGCGCCTGGGGGTAGCACGCTTTCGGGGAGGTAACCGTCCCGACGTCATCCTCGGCTCGGTACCGGGGCTCCCCACCCTTCCGGCTGCGCTCGCCGTCGGGAGGGTCCTGCACCGTCCCGTCGTGGTGGAGCTGCGAGACGCCTGGCCGGACCTGCTCCTGTCGGCCGGGCAGTGGTCCGAGCCGGCCGCCTGTCCATCGGCCGTGGCGCAGGCCCGCCGGGTCCGCGGGATAGACGTTGTCAGCCGGGGTGCGCGCAGCCTCCTGCCGCCCCTGATCACCCGCCTGGAGCAGGAGGCCGCGGCCGTGGTGACGACGACGGACTCCTTCGCCCGGGTCCTGCGCTCGCGCGGGGTACGCCGCGTGGTGACGGTGCGCAACACCGGTGCCACGGTGCCGATGGAAAGGAAGGGGGCCGGCCGACACCGCCCGAACGGCGCCCTGAACGTGCTCTACCTGGGAACAGTGGGGCGCGCTCAGGGGCTGGGCTTCGCGGTAAGGGCCGCGCACATCGCTCAGCGCAACGGCACCCCGGTGGTACTGCGGATCGTCGGCGACGGCGCGCAGCTCCAGGAGGTGGCAGCCCTGGCCCGCAGGCTCGGGGCCCCGGTTGAGATCCATCCCCCTGTGCCCTGGAGTGAGGTGGCTCAACACTACGCCTGGGCCGATACGGCTCTGGTGAGCCTGCAGAACTGGCCGGCCATGTCCATGACGGTCCCGTCCAAGCTCTACGAGATCATGTCTGCCGGAGTGCACGTGTGCGCCTCGGTGGACGGGGAGGCCCGGCGCATCGTGGAGGACGCCGGCTGCGGTGACGTCACTGCCCCGCAGGACCCGCAGGCACTGGCCTCCTTGTGGAGCACGCTGGCCGCCGACCGCAGCCGTCTGGACGCGACGGGTGGACGACGCTGGCTGGCGGACCACGCCGACGCCAAGGTCATGACCGACCGCTATGAGTCCCTCCTGAGGCAGGTGGCCGGTGACTGA
- a CDS encoding ATP-binding cassette domain-containing protein — protein sequence MLSCHLRGPPGRPAPPSSSSASSGAFPTSRHTVTSFRVTSSGTIGRAPDNTLVLDDPLISKHHARIDVSSSGMVVTDLGSTNGLYVAGQRVSQVQVTQPVLIGLGSTFIALSPDGLCEVQVAGGAGGELVGKDLTFRVNNGSMTLLDGISFSLPGNELLAVVGPSGAGKSTLLKALTGEQKAQEGQVLFNGLDVYEHYPVMRNKIGVVPQSDVIHSALTVRKTLEYAAELRFAKDVSKAERRRRIAEVLEDLDLTAHVDKRVKKLSGGQRKRVSTAIELLTRPSLLFLDEPTSGLDPQLDRDVMDLLASLAHGTRPGDTGRTVVVVTHNENHIDRADKVLILAAGGKPVYYGSPREVLPYFRQRLNEIASQGRLLLNTPKGTLPDPPAVDGYADVYALIRNHTAELRQYMEATVPSTRRGGAPAAAAGPATQEKPPKQQSVLRQVSTLVRRQLRIVAADPSYLAFMLLLPIIMGLLTKAIEGSDGFAVPHYPEPTAPTPENPTPPIIKYSSQALQLLVILITGAAFSGMSATIRDLIGERDVFLREKAVGLRSGAYLFSKATILALITTIQTALMMGIALALNKGPSDAVILEGWPGLELAFCCWAVAFVSGLLGLAVSAMVSSSEQVMPVLVVSIMAQLVLSGGIIPIAGRAVFEQLAWFMPSRWGYAMASSTLEMLAILPNRHDALWKHETAQWLTDYGLLSAIGLACMVMCYVALARRGRR from the coding sequence ATCCTCAGCTGCCACCTACGTGGCCCCCCGGGCCGCCCGGCGCCGCCCTCATCGAGCTCAGCGAGCTCGGGAGCCTTCCCCACCTCGAGGCACACGGTCACGTCCTTCCGCGTCACCTCCTCAGGCACCATCGGGCGCGCGCCCGATAACACCCTGGTCCTGGATGATCCGCTCATCTCCAAGCACCACGCCCGTATCGACGTCTCCTCCAGCGGAATGGTCGTCACCGACCTGGGATCCACCAACGGCCTGTATGTCGCCGGGCAGCGCGTGTCACAGGTCCAGGTCACCCAGCCCGTGCTCATCGGTCTGGGATCGACCTTCATCGCCCTGAGCCCGGATGGTCTGTGCGAGGTCCAGGTCGCGGGCGGAGCCGGCGGAGAACTGGTGGGCAAGGACCTGACCTTCCGCGTCAACAACGGCAGCATGACGCTGCTCGACGGCATCTCCTTCTCCCTGCCTGGCAACGAGCTGCTGGCCGTCGTCGGCCCGTCGGGAGCAGGGAAGTCGACGCTGCTCAAGGCCCTCACCGGTGAGCAGAAGGCCCAGGAGGGCCAGGTTCTCTTCAACGGGCTGGACGTGTACGAGCACTACCCGGTCATGCGCAACAAGATCGGCGTGGTCCCCCAGAGCGACGTCATTCACTCGGCCCTCACTGTCCGCAAGACCCTTGAGTACGCCGCTGAGCTGCGTTTCGCCAAGGACGTGTCCAAGGCCGAGCGGCGCCGGCGCATCGCCGAGGTACTGGAGGATCTTGACCTGACCGCGCATGTGGACAAGCGGGTCAAGAAGCTCTCCGGAGGACAGCGCAAGCGGGTCTCCACCGCCATCGAGCTGCTAACACGCCCCAGCCTCCTGTTCCTCGACGAGCCCACCTCCGGCCTGGACCCCCAGCTGGACCGAGACGTCATGGACCTGTTGGCGTCCCTGGCTCACGGCACCCGTCCTGGTGACACCGGCCGCACGGTCGTCGTCGTCACCCACAATGAGAACCACATTGACCGTGCGGACAAAGTCCTCATCCTGGCGGCGGGCGGCAAGCCGGTCTACTACGGCTCCCCCCGAGAGGTGCTCCCCTACTTCCGCCAGAGGCTCAACGAGATCGCCTCTCAGGGCCGCCTGCTGCTCAACACGCCGAAAGGCACCCTGCCCGACCCGCCCGCCGTGGACGGCTACGCCGATGTCTACGCCCTCATCCGTAACCACACCGCGGAGCTGCGTCAGTACATGGAGGCCACGGTGCCCTCGACGCGCCGCGGAGGGGCTCCCGCAGCGGCTGCGGGACCGGCGACGCAGGAGAAGCCACCCAAGCAGCAGTCCGTGCTCAGGCAGGTCTCGACCCTCGTACGGCGCCAGCTGAGGATCGTGGCGGCGGACCCGTCCTACCTCGCCTTCATGCTGTTGCTGCCCATCATCATGGGACTGCTAACCAAGGCGATCGAGGGCAGCGACGGCTTCGCGGTCCCCCACTACCCGGAGCCCACTGCCCCGACGCCGGAGAACCCCACTCCCCCGATCATCAAGTACTCCAGCCAGGCACTGCAGCTGTTGGTCATTCTCATCACCGGGGCGGCGTTCTCCGGGATGTCGGCGACCATCCGTGACCTCATCGGGGAGCGGGACGTCTTCCTGCGGGAGAAGGCCGTCGGTCTGAGATCCGGGGCCTACCTGTTCTCCAAGGCGACCATTCTGGCGCTCATCACCACTATCCAGACCGCGCTGATGATGGGCATCGCCCTGGCCCTCAACAAGGGTCCCTCAGATGCCGTCATCCTGGAGGGGTGGCCGGGTCTGGAGCTGGCCTTCTGCTGCTGGGCCGTCGCCTTCGTCTCCGGGCTCCTGGGGCTGGCGGTCTCCGCGATGGTCTCCTCCTCCGAGCAGGTCATGCCGGTCCTGGTGGTCTCCATCATGGCCCAGCTAGTCCTGTCCGGCGGCATCATTCCGATCGCGGGGCGGGCGGTCTTCGAGCAGCTCGCCTGGTTCATGCCATCGCGGTGGGGTTACGCGATGGCCTCCTCCACCCTGGAGATGCTCGCCATCCTGCCCAACCGCCACGACGCACTGTGGAAGCACGAGACCGCGCAGTGGCTGACGGACTACGGCCTACTCTCAGCCATCGGCCTGGCCTGCATGGTGATGTGCTATGTCGCCCTGGCCCGTCGCGGACGTCGCTGA